The Mycolicibacterium smegmatis genome has a window encoding:
- a CDS encoding TetR/AcrR family transcriptional regulator, with protein sequence MAERADVRRNRERLLDAAATAFGAAETTAAPVSLEAIARAAGVGIGTLYRHFPTREALVEAVYRAELAEVCGCAAELLDTHPPALALRRWMDRYAAFVGAKRGMAESLLVVLESGSIDRNETRERIVAAVGLLVDACAAAGALRAAVRADDVVSSLLGICIASGSVEQTQRLLDLLQAGIVVTEC encoded by the coding sequence ATGGCTGAGCGGGCCGACGTCAGACGCAACCGTGAACGCCTGCTGGATGCGGCGGCGACCGCATTCGGGGCCGCCGAGACCACCGCCGCGCCGGTGTCGCTCGAAGCGATCGCGCGCGCCGCGGGCGTGGGTATCGGCACGCTCTACCGCCATTTCCCCACGCGTGAGGCGCTTGTCGAGGCCGTGTACCGGGCGGAGTTGGCGGAGGTGTGCGGTTGCGCCGCCGAGTTGCTCGACACGCACCCGCCCGCCCTGGCACTGCGCCGCTGGATGGATCGTTACGCCGCGTTCGTCGGGGCGAAGCGTGGGATGGCCGAGTCGTTACTCGTGGTCCTCGAGTCCGGTTCGATCGACCGCAACGAGACCCGCGAGCGGATCGTCGCGGCCGTCGGCCTCCTGGTCGATGCGTGCGCCGCCGCCGGTGCCCTCCGCGCCGCCGTCCGCGCCGACGATGTGGTGTCGAGCCTGCTGGGAATCTGCATCGCAAGCGGCTCGGTCGAGCAGACGCAGCGGCTGCTGGACCTGCTGCAGGCCGGCATCGTGGTCACGGAGTGCTGA